The following proteins are co-located in the Bacteroidota bacterium genome:
- a CDS encoding DNRLRE domain-containing protein yields MKQAYVFFALFASAGLFSQNDTLCQQPDASTAQDASLGYHDFFNTSANNYGSDIYLKAFCLPGASGGQNTNRGLLFFDLSTIPANAQVLSAGLSLYATGFINTLLPGHLGNNLAYIEQVTSPWNEFSVTWNNQPATTTTNRGTLLPSTSSTQDYTVNLTVMVQGMVNNPATNMGFMLRLDTENPNTPAALAFYSSDNTIPSKFPALCVIWKGSELSSGETHETVVYATSPEPQYVLAYPNPAVKGGEIVLEHELLKGDVSLTITDAHGRIVRQEKTAQANGKIILPVNNLACGFYFVQLVADNRHLRSKFVV; encoded by the coding sequence GGTCTTTTCTCTCAGAACGATACATTGTGCCAGCAGCCGGATGCATCAACCGCACAGGATGCATCACTCGGCTATCACGATTTTTTTAATACCTCAGCAAACAATTATGGCTCGGATATATACCTCAAGGCCTTTTGCTTACCGGGAGCCAGCGGCGGGCAAAATACCAATCGCGGTTTGCTTTTCTTTGACCTCAGTACAATTCCTGCAAATGCACAGGTATTATCGGCCGGGCTATCACTATACGCTACAGGATTTATCAATACTTTACTTCCCGGCCACTTGGGCAATAACCTGGCTTACATCGAACAGGTTACATCGCCATGGAACGAATTTTCAGTAACCTGGAACAACCAGCCTGCAACCACAACTACAAACCGGGGCACGCTGCTGCCAAGCACAAGTTCTACACAGGACTATACTGTAAACCTCACGGTTATGGTGCAGGGCATGGTAAACAATCCTGCTACCAACATGGGTTTCATGCTCAGACTAGACACTGAAAACCCGAATACGCCAGCAGCACTTGCCTTTTATTCGAGCGATAATACCATTCCTTCCAAATTCCCTGCACTATGTGTAATATGGAAAGGCAGCGAACTTTCATCGGGCGAAACACATGAAACAGTTGTTTATGCCACCTCACCTGAACCTCAGTATGTATTGGCTTACCCAAACCCGGCAGTAAAGGGTGGCGAAATTGTGCTTGAACACGAATTGCTGAAAGGCGACGTGAGTTTAACCATTACCGATGCCCATGGCCGGATTGTAAGGCAGGAAAAAACAGCGCAGGCAAATGGAAAAATTATTTTACCGGTAAACAATCTTGCCTGCGGCTTTTACTTTGTACAATTGGTGGCCGATAACCGGCATTTGCGTTCAAAGTTTGTTGTGTAG